DNA from Paraburkholderia sp. ZP32-5:
GCGCCATCCGGTTTGCCTGCAACGCATTGTCGGCGTTCTGCTTGACCGTCGCGGTGAGCTCTTCCATGCTCGCGGCCGTCTGACCCAGCGACGACGCCTGCTGCTCGGTGCGCGCGGACAGATCGAGATTGCCCGCGGCGATTTGCTCGGCCGCGACCGTGATCGTTTCGGTGCCGCCGCGAATGCGCCGGATCGCGTCGGCAAGACGCCCCTGCATGCGCTGCATCGCGAACAGCATGCTCTGCTGATCGTCGCGGGCCAGCGCGACCGCATGCGACAGATCGCCATCGGCGATCGTTTCGGCCACAGTCGCCGCGTACGCGGGCTCGCCGCCGAGACTGCGCTTCACGTTACGGATGATCAGCACGAGCGCGATCGTGCTGATGCTGCCGATCACGAGGATCGTCAGCAGATAGCTCAGCAAGTCCGCGCGGAACGCCGCGTTGATGTCGTTCACGTAGACGCCTGAAATCAGGTACCAGTCCCAGCCGGCGAAGCGCTTGACGAAGCTGATCTTCGGCACGCGGTCGTCGCGACCGGGCAGGCGTCCCATGTAATCGACGAAACCCTGGCCCTGCGCCTGCGCGACCTTGACCATCTCGACGAACAGCAGCTTGCCGTCGGTGTCCGCGTAGTGCGACACGTCCTTGTTGCGCAGATCCGGCTGCGTCGGATGCATGATGACCACCGGCGTCGCGGTCGTGACGATCATGTAGCCGCTGCCGGGGAAGCGCATTGCCGCGAGCCGGTCCTTCGCCTGCTGTTGCGCCTGCTCCGTCGTCAGTTCGTGGTCGTCGGCGCGCTTCGCGTAGTCGGCCACGATCCCATACGCGGTCTCGACGACGTTTTGCACCGCTGACTTGCGCTCGCTGAGCATCGTCTCGCGCGACTGCCTGGCGGCCCAGCCGCCGAGCCCGAGCAGGCCGAGCCACGTAATCAGT
Protein-coding regions in this window:
- a CDS encoding methyl-accepting chemotaxis protein — its product is MNRFSLNTKLWLALLITWLGLLGLGGWAARQSRETMLSERKSAVQNVVETAYGIVADYAKRADDHELTTEQAQQQAKDRLAAMRFPGSGYMIVTTATPVVIMHPTQPDLRNKDVSHYADTDGKLLFVEMVKVAQAQGQGFVDYMGRLPGRDDRVPKISFVKRFAGWDWYLISGVYVNDINAAFRADLLSYLLTILVIGSISTIALVLIIRNVKRSLGGEPAYAATVAETIADGDLSHAVALARDDQQSMLFAMQRMQGRLADAIRRIRGGTETITVAAEQIAAGNLDLSARTEQQASSLGQTAASMEELTATVKQNADNALQANRMARSASQLAGEGGEAVQHVVENMQSIAASSARVVDIIGVIESIAFQTNILALNAAVEAARAGEEGRGFAVVAGEVRNLARRSADAAKEIKSLIEDSVQRVGSGKALVEKAGGTMDSLVDAVKRVTDIISEISAASEEQSRGIEQVNVAIAQMDETTQQNAAMVEQAAAAAQSMQEQAQMLRGVVSMFRLEGMA